One window of the Salvia splendens isolate huo1 chromosome 1, SspV2, whole genome shotgun sequence genome contains the following:
- the LOC121774837 gene encoding uncharacterized protein LOC121774837, translating to MRKSANRHRRDVEFSVGDKVLLKLQQYRQHLVAKPLFSKLSRCFYGPFEVLERIGQVAYRLQLPEGSHVHNVYHVGLLKPFVENDTWVRTEVPALFARGKPVARPVEVLDRRTVWRKGAAIEEVQLSWLDNSGENPTWEPLDAVQKKFPALLEDKEYFCKSVDDLEAGDDKISDEDKAILVLNVLPNSYDQLRDAILYGRDKAITYNEVH from the exons ATGCGAAAGTCGGCAAATAGACATCGTCGTGACGTGGAATTCAGTGTGGGTGATAAGGTGTTACTCAAACTTCAGCAATACAGACAACATTTGGTGGCGAAGCCTCTGTTTTCAAAATTATCGCGCTGCTTCTATGGCCCTTTCGAGGTGTTGGAAAGGATTGGTCAGGTTGCATATCGCTTACAGTTGCCAGAAGGAAGTCATGTCCATAATGTGTACCATGTAGGCCTATTGAAACCATTCGTGGAGAACGATACTTGGGTTAGGACGGAAGTCCCAGCACTGTTCGCGCGGGGGAAGCCGGTGGCGCGACCAGTCGAGGTTTTAGATCGGCGAACTGTTTGGCGAAAAGGAGCAGCTATAGAGGAAGTGCAGCTGAGTTGGTTGGACAATTCAGGGGAGAATCCGACGTGGGAACCGTTGGATGCAGTGCAAAAGAAATTTCCTGctctccttgaggacaaggagt ATTTCTGCAAGTCAGTGGACGATCTTGAGGCTGGGGATGACAAGATCAGTGATGAGGATAAGGCTATCCTAGTGCTCAATGTCCTTCCTAATTCATATGACCAGCTGAGAGATGCAATTCTCTATGGGAGGGATAAAGCCATTACCTACAATGAAGTTCACTAG
- the LOC121798592 gene encoding secoisolariciresinol dehydrogenase-like, with the protein MPIPMKMKVESSGFHTYKRLEGKVAIITGGASGFGETTAALFARHGAKVVIADVQDDRGHALCGRIGLPEKVTYVHCDVTRDDDVRSAVDLAVSKYGGLDIMFNNAGIPGNLDFAIADADGDNFKRVFDVNVYGAFLGAKHAARAMIPARRGGVILFTASVASVVAGESPHSYAASKHAVVGLMKNLCVELGKHGIRVNAISPCAVATPLLTGTMGVGKEVVEDIICASANLKGVVPTADDVAEAALYLGSDESKFVSGLNLVVDGGYSTTNQSYTRVINTVFSPKSVP; encoded by the exons atgCCCATCCCAATGAAAATGAAGGTTGAATCCAGTGGATTCCACACTTACAAAAG GCTAGAAGGCAAAGTCGCCATAATCACAGGCGGCGCGAGCGGCTTCGGCGAGACAACCGCGGCGCTCTTCGCCCGCCACGGAGCGAAGGTGGTGATCGCGGACGTGCAGGACGACCGCGGCCACGCCCTCTGCGGCCGCATCGGGCTCCCCGAGAAAGTCACGTACGTGCACTGCGACGTGACTCGTGACGACGATGTCCGCAGCGCTGTGGACCTGGCCGTGTCCAAGTACGGCGGCCTCGACATAATGTTCAACAACGCCGGCATCCCGGGAAATCTCGACTTCGCCATCGCGGACGCCGACGGCGACAACTTCAAGCGCGTGTTCGACGTGAACGTCTACGGCGCGTTCCTGGGCGCGAAGCACGCGGCGCGGGCGATGATCCCGGCGCGGCGGGGCGGCGTGATCCTGTTCACAGCGAGCGTGGCGTCGGTGGTGGCGGGGGAGTCGCCGCACTCGTACGCGGCGTCGAAGCACGCGGTGGTGGGGCTGATGAAGAACCTGTGCGTGGAGCTGGGGAAGCACGGGATACGCGTGAACGCGATATCGCCGTGCGCGGTCGCCACGCCGCTGCTGACGGGGACGATGGGGGTGGGGAAGGAGGTGGTGGAGGATATCATTTGCGCGTCGGCGAATCTGAAGGGGGTGGTCCCCACGGCGGATGACGTGGCGGAGGCGGCCTTGTATTTGGGAAGCGATGAGTCTAAATTTGTGAGCGGACTCAATTTGGTGGTGGATGGTGGTTATAGCACCACCAACCAGAGTTATACTAGGGTTATTAACACTGTCTTTTCTCCTAAGTCTGTTCCCTAA